In a genomic window of Nomascus leucogenys isolate Asia chromosome 4, Asia_NLE_v1, whole genome shotgun sequence:
- the CCDC51 gene encoding coiled-coil domain-containing protein 51 isoform X2 — MPTPSSQQAEKVFMVARGLVREAREDLEVHQAKLKEVRDRLDRVSREDSQYLELATLEHRMLQEEKRLRTAYLRAEDSEREKFSLFSAAVRESHEKERTRAERTKNWSLIGSVLGALIGVAGSTYVNRVRLQELKALLLEAQKGPLSLQEAIREQASSYSRQQRDLHNLMVDLRGLVHAAGPGQGSGSQAGTPPTRDRDVDVLSAALKEQLSHSRQVHSCLEGLREQLDGLEKTCSQMAGVVQLVKAAAHPGLVEPADGAMPSSLLEQGSMILALSDTEQRLEAQVNRNTIYSTLVTCVTFVATLPVLYMLFRAS, encoded by the exons aTGCCCACGCCCTCATCCCAACAG GCTGAGAAAGTGTTCATGGTGGCTCGAGGGCTTGTCCGAGAGGCTCGGGAGGACTTGGAAGTTCACCAGGCCAagctgaaggaggtgagggaccGCTTGGACCGTGTCTCCAGGGAGGACAGTCAGTACTTGGAACTGGCTACTCTCGAGCACAGGATGCTGCAG GAGGAGAAGAGGCTTCGCACAGCCTATCTGCGTGCAGAAGACTCTGAGCGCGAGAAGTTCTCCCTCTTCTCTGCGGCTGTGCGGGAAAGTCATGAGAAGGAGCGCACAAGGGCTGAGAGGACCAAGAACTGGTCCCTCATTGGCTCTGTCCTGGGGGCCCTGATTGGTGTGGCTGGCTCCACCTATGTGAACCGTGTCCGGCTACAGGAGCTGAAGGCTTTACTCCTGGAGGCACAGAAGGGGCCTCTGAGTCTCCAGGAGGCCATTCGAGAACAGGCGTCTAGCTACTCCCGCCAGCAGAGGGACCTCCACAATCTCATGGTGGACTTGAGGGGCCTGGTACATGCTgctgggccagggcagggctctgGGTCACAGGCAGGTACTCCCCCAACCAGAGACAGAGATGTAGATGTCCTTTCAGCTGCCTTGAAAGAGCAGCTCAGTCATTCCAGGCAAGTCCATTCATGTCTAGAAGGCTTACGTGAGCAGCTTGATGGCCTAGAAAAGACTTGTAGCCAAATGGCTGGGGTGGTTCAGCTTGTAAAGGCTGCAGCACACCCAGGCCTGGTGGAACCAGCAGACGGGGCTATGCCCAGCTCCTTGCTGGAGCAGGGGAGCATGATCTTGGCACTGTCAGACACGGAGCAGAGACTAGAAGCCCAAGTCAACAGGAACACCATCTATAGCACCCTGGTCACCTGTGTGACATTTGTGGCCACACTGCCTGTGCTCTACATGCTATTCAGAGCCAGCTAa
- the CCDC51 gene encoding coiled-coil domain-containing protein 51 isoform X1, translating to MMGRSPGFAMQHIVGVPHVLVRRGLLGRDLFMTRTLCSPGPSQPGEKRPEEVALGLHHRLPALGRALGHSIQQRATSTAKTWWDRYEEFVGLNEVREAQGKVTEAEKVFMVARGLVREAREDLEVHQAKLKEVRDRLDRVSREDSQYLELATLEHRMLQEEKRLRTAYLRAEDSEREKFSLFSAAVRESHEKERTRAERTKNWSLIGSVLGALIGVAGSTYVNRVRLQELKALLLEAQKGPLSLQEAIREQASSYSRQQRDLHNLMVDLRGLVHAAGPGQGSGSQAGTPPTRDRDVDVLSAALKEQLSHSRQVHSCLEGLREQLDGLEKTCSQMAGVVQLVKAAAHPGLVEPADGAMPSSLLEQGSMILALSDTEQRLEAQVNRNTIYSTLVTCVTFVATLPVLYMLFRAS from the exons ATGATGGGGCGCAGCCCTGGGTTTGCCATGCAGCACATCGTGGGTGTGCCCCATGTACTGGTTCGGAGGGGCCTCCTTGGAAGGGACCTCTTTATGACCAGGACTCTCTGCAGCCCAGGCCCAAGCCAGCCTGGAGAGAAAAGACCTGAGGAGGTGGCCCTCGGGCTGCATCACCGCCTCCCAGCACTGGGAAGAGCCCTGGGGCACAGCATTCAGCAACGAGCGACCTCCACAGCCAAGACTTGGTGGGACAGATATGAAGAGTTTGTTGGACTCAATGAGGTTCGAGAGGCCCAGGGAAAGGTGACAGAG GCTGAGAAAGTGTTCATGGTGGCTCGAGGGCTTGTCCGAGAGGCTCGGGAGGACTTGGAAGTTCACCAGGCCAagctgaaggaggtgagggaccGCTTGGACCGTGTCTCCAGGGAGGACAGTCAGTACTTGGAACTGGCTACTCTCGAGCACAGGATGCTGCAG GAGGAGAAGAGGCTTCGCACAGCCTATCTGCGTGCAGAAGACTCTGAGCGCGAGAAGTTCTCCCTCTTCTCTGCGGCTGTGCGGGAAAGTCATGAGAAGGAGCGCACAAGGGCTGAGAGGACCAAGAACTGGTCCCTCATTGGCTCTGTCCTGGGGGCCCTGATTGGTGTGGCTGGCTCCACCTATGTGAACCGTGTCCGGCTACAGGAGCTGAAGGCTTTACTCCTGGAGGCACAGAAGGGGCCTCTGAGTCTCCAGGAGGCCATTCGAGAACAGGCGTCTAGCTACTCCCGCCAGCAGAGGGACCTCCACAATCTCATGGTGGACTTGAGGGGCCTGGTACATGCTgctgggccagggcagggctctgGGTCACAGGCAGGTACTCCCCCAACCAGAGACAGAGATGTAGATGTCCTTTCAGCTGCCTTGAAAGAGCAGCTCAGTCATTCCAGGCAAGTCCATTCATGTCTAGAAGGCTTACGTGAGCAGCTTGATGGCCTAGAAAAGACTTGTAGCCAAATGGCTGGGGTGGTTCAGCTTGTAAAGGCTGCAGCACACCCAGGCCTGGTGGAACCAGCAGACGGGGCTATGCCCAGCTCCTTGCTGGAGCAGGGGAGCATGATCTTGGCACTGTCAGACACGGAGCAGAGACTAGAAGCCCAAGTCAACAGGAACACCATCTATAGCACCCTGGTCACCTGTGTGACATTTGTGGCCACACTGCCTGTGCTCTACATGCTATTCAGAGCCAGCTAa
- the CCDC51 gene encoding coiled-coil domain-containing protein 51 isoform X3 has translation MVARGLVREAREDLEVHQAKLKEVRDRLDRVSREDSQYLELATLEHRMLQEEKRLRTAYLRAEDSEREKFSLFSAAVRESHEKERTRAERTKNWSLIGSVLGALIGVAGSTYVNRVRLQELKALLLEAQKGPLSLQEAIREQASSYSRQQRDLHNLMVDLRGLVHAAGPGQGSGSQAGTPPTRDRDVDVLSAALKEQLSHSRQVHSCLEGLREQLDGLEKTCSQMAGVVQLVKAAAHPGLVEPADGAMPSSLLEQGSMILALSDTEQRLEAQVNRNTIYSTLVTCVTFVATLPVLYMLFRAS, from the exons ATGGTGGCTCGAGGGCTTGTCCGAGAGGCTCGGGAGGACTTGGAAGTTCACCAGGCCAagctgaaggaggtgagggaccGCTTGGACCGTGTCTCCAGGGAGGACAGTCAGTACTTGGAACTGGCTACTCTCGAGCACAGGATGCTGCAG GAGGAGAAGAGGCTTCGCACAGCCTATCTGCGTGCAGAAGACTCTGAGCGCGAGAAGTTCTCCCTCTTCTCTGCGGCTGTGCGGGAAAGTCATGAGAAGGAGCGCACAAGGGCTGAGAGGACCAAGAACTGGTCCCTCATTGGCTCTGTCCTGGGGGCCCTGATTGGTGTGGCTGGCTCCACCTATGTGAACCGTGTCCGGCTACAGGAGCTGAAGGCTTTACTCCTGGAGGCACAGAAGGGGCCTCTGAGTCTCCAGGAGGCCATTCGAGAACAGGCGTCTAGCTACTCCCGCCAGCAGAGGGACCTCCACAATCTCATGGTGGACTTGAGGGGCCTGGTACATGCTgctgggccagggcagggctctgGGTCACAGGCAGGTACTCCCCCAACCAGAGACAGAGATGTAGATGTCCTTTCAGCTGCCTTGAAAGAGCAGCTCAGTCATTCCAGGCAAGTCCATTCATGTCTAGAAGGCTTACGTGAGCAGCTTGATGGCCTAGAAAAGACTTGTAGCCAAATGGCTGGGGTGGTTCAGCTTGTAAAGGCTGCAGCACACCCAGGCCTGGTGGAACCAGCAGACGGGGCTATGCCCAGCTCCTTGCTGGAGCAGGGGAGCATGATCTTGGCACTGTCAGACACGGAGCAGAGACTAGAAGCCCAAGTCAACAGGAACACCATCTATAGCACCCTGGTCACCTGTGTGACATTTGTGGCCACACTGCCTGTGCTCTACATGCTATTCAGAGCCAGCTAa